GATAATAATGTTAAATAGATAGCCTGTAAACATGATGGCAATGCCCACAATTCCTATAAATATTGCTATAAGTTTGGGTTTGATGACTTTTCTCAGTATAATCATCTCAGGGACTGATAATGCCGTTATAGACATCATGAAAGACAATGCAGTACCAATGCTAACGCCTTTTTCAGTTAACGCATGCACAATGGGTATGGTTCCAGCGGCATTGGAATAAAGAGGTATTCCTATGATGGTAGCTAAGGGTACTGCCAGAAGGTTGTTTTTACCGGCGATTTTACTCATAAAGTCTAAAGGGGCGTAACCGTGTATAAGCGCTCCAATTGCTACTCCCAGTAATATAAATAGCCATACCCTTTTTACGATATCTTTCATACTATTAAAGGCAAAGTCATGCCTTGCTCTTAGATTCATGGAAGCCACTTCAGTTTGGCCTACATGTATATTGTAGACGTAGTCTTCTACCAGATGCTCTAAATGCAGCCTTCCAATAATAAAACCGCTGATAATGGCGATAATGAGTCCCGATAAGATATATATAAAAGCTATTTTAAAGCCGAATAATGCAAAAAGCATCGTAGCGGCTACCTCATTTATCACAGGAGATGCCACGAGAAATGAAAATGTGACTCCTAAAGGCACGCCTGCTTCTATGAAGCCTATAAATAATGGTACTGCAGAGCAGGAGCAAAAGGGCGTGACGATGCCCAGTAGTGCTGCTAAGATATTACCTAGGAATTCGTGCTCTCTGCTCAGTATTTTTTTTACCTTTTCAGGCGGTAAATAACTTCTTATAAAAGAGATAGTGTATATTAAGATCGCAAGGAGCAGAAAAATTTTTATGGTGTCATATATGAAGAAATTTAAGGCACTGCCTGCTTTTGTGTGTGGTTCTATATTCATGAGCTTATATACGATATAATCTGCCAGTGACTGTATCATATTTTATTTCTCCTTTCTCTAAGCTCTTTTTGCACTGTTTCCAGCTGCATTTCCAGGATTTTATCGGTTATATCTATAAGGTCATATATTCTGGGGTTTAGTACATAGTACATTACAAAAGTACCTTCACGCCTGGATGCTACGATACCCTGGTTTTTCAATACGTTTAAGTGTTGGGATACATTGGATTGCTCCAACCCCAGTTCCTCTATGATATTGCATACACATTTTTCTCCATTTTTAAGTAACTCGAGAATTTTGATACGGGTGGGATGAGCCAGCGCTTTATAAAATTCCGCTCTGATTGAATTCAACTGGTTCATTTAGGTCATCCTTTCAATTAAGTATTTTAGCATATTATAAAATTCTAATATATTATAAAATAAAAAAATAATAAGGTCAACAAAATAAAAGTCTTTTTATCCTTTGCAGTGATTGGTTATCCTAACCATCGCAGAACGCGAGGTTGTCAAGGGTCAGCTTTGCAAGATGTAGGCGAAGTAAAGCTGAGATGGTAGTCCTTGCCCAAGACTTCCAGCTTCTCTTGCCTCTTATTTTTAATATACAAATAGGAAAATATTAAAAAACTTACAGAAAGGATTGCACCGTATATAACCTGCTACTAAAAAAGCTTAAGTATTTTCTTAATATTTATTTATGTAATTAACTATTTTGACTAAATATAACCAACCCGGTAAAATAGAAATATGGAGATATTATCAATAAGACAAGCGACATTTGAAAACTGATAAGCGAGGTAAGAACATAATGAGAAAAATTCCAAAAATATCTGGATCCGAATTAGAAGTTATCAAAATACTCTGAAATCTCAATCAAGCAACAAGTTCCGAGATTGTTGAAAGGCTGACAAAATCAACGGGATGAAAACCAAAGACTATTCATAATTTTACTTTTATTGCAGATAATTCGCTGGTTCAATCCTTTATTATGGTATTTTTTCAAAAGAATCCGGCAGGATATGGAGGTAGCTGCTGACAGAAAGGTATTGAATATTTTGGGAGGCGGAGAAGAAAAGGAATACGGAAGAACAATTATTACTATGCTGGAAAGCTTAAATTCTCGGCATATATCTTTAAAGCTTGTCGGGATGGTAGATAATGAAGGGCAATATTGAAAGGAGAATAAAAATGATAAAAATGGCTGACATATTTAAAGATAAAAGACGATTGTTTATTGTTACAGGGGTAATT
The sequence above is drawn from the Caldanaerobius fijiensis DSM 17918 genome and encodes:
- a CDS encoding permease → MIQSLADYIVYKLMNIEPHTKAGSALNFFIYDTIKIFLLLAILIYTISFIRSYLPPEKVKKILSREHEFLGNILAALLGIVTPFCSCSAVPLFIGFIEAGVPLGVTFSFLVASPVINEVAATMLFALFGFKIAFIYILSGLIIAIISGFIIGRLHLEHLVEDYVYNIHVGQTEVASMNLRARHDFAFNSMKDIVKRVWLFILLGVAIGALIHGYAPLDFMSKIAGKNNLLAVPLATIIGIPLYSNAAGTIPIVHALTEKGVSIGTALSFMMSITALSVPEMIILRKVIKPKLIAIFIGIVGIAIMFTGYLFNIII
- a CDS encoding ArsR/SmtB family transcription factor translates to MNQLNSIRAEFYKALAHPTRIKILELLKNGEKCVCNIIEELGLEQSNVSQHLNVLKNQGIVASRREGTFVMYYVLNPRIYDLIDITDKILEMQLETVQKELRERRNKI
- a CDS encoding M56 family metallopeptidase, translating into MQIIRWFNPLLWYFFKRIRQDMEVAADRKVLNILGGGEEKEYGRTIITMLESLNSRHISLKLVGMVDNEGQY